The region TGTCTCCAGAGAGGGGGGCAagtgactgcccccccccccccaccatgagaAACcacaggcagggggagagggactgagggagggaaggagatcAGGCCACTGCTGCCCCCCAGGCTGATCCCCACGGTCGCCTCGGGCTGGGCCTCGTCCAGGTTAGCTCTCCGGGGAGATTACAGGGAGCGGGCCATACAGGGCCTGCAGCAATCGGGGGGCGGGCGTGCAGGGGGGCTGGAAGGGGAGCCGTTCTTCGTGCGCCCGCACCCCcgccctccacacacacacacacacacacctacctctCCCTCAGGTAGCCGATGAAGTGTGGATGTAGCAGCTTGAATTTCCCGGCAGAGGCTTCTGGTCCGAAATAGGTCTGAGGCCTAGGACCGGTGAAAGAAGTGGGCGGAGCGGCCCGAGCCGTCGTAGGGCAAGTGGGGGAGCAGGCGGAGGGGGGAGGCGCTGGGCCCGCGGCGGTGCCCGCGGTACGGGCGGGGCTGGGTGTAGTAGCGGGAGAAGGGCGTGTAGAAGGTGGCCGGCAGCACGGTGGGCACCACGTGTGGCTTCCCGCTCACCAGGACCTCGGTGGGCGGGGAGTAGGAGAGCGAGGAGGGGGGCGTGAACAGGGCCGGCGGGGTCGGGTAGGAGCAGCTGAcccgggggtggtggggaggagggggcagcaggGGGAAGTAGAGGGACTCGGGCACCTGAGGGCGCTCGCAGCCGCGGGGCGGGCAGGGGAAGCACTGGTTCTGGGGCAGGGGCACGGTGGGGGGCTGGAAGAAGGGGGGCTCCTTCAGGAAGCGGGGCACGTAGGGGGCGATGTCGGAGGGGATGCCCCGCACCGGCCCGATGTAGGAGGCCGAGGTGGccgggctgtgggagggggaCCTGGCCACAGGCACGGGAGGGGTCTGGGAAGAGTTTCGAGAGACGGACTTCAGGCCGGACTGGGAAGGAGACTTGGAGGTGGGCGGAGTGGGGGTCTGGGAAGCCCCTCGGGGCACATGTTGGGCGTGAgggctgggggtcagggaggAAGCCCGGGAAGAGGGCTGGGAGGCAGCTGGAGTGGGAGGGTGAGAGGGGGGGCGGGAGGACGACCCCCGGGTGGGGGACGGAGACGGGGCGGAGCCGCCGGAGCTGGAGTAGGCCTGCTGGTTGGTGGGGGTGACATGGTTGGACCGGGACTGGGAGGGGG is a window of Prionailurus viverrinus isolate Anna chromosome E1, UM_Priviv_1.0, whole genome shotgun sequence DNA encoding:
- the LOC125151801 gene encoding vegetative cell wall protein gp1 translates to MSSPSHTPSPSPTQSPSQSRSNHVTPTNQQAYSSSGGSAPSPSPTRGSSSRPPSHPPTPAASQPSSRASSLTPSPHAQHVPRGASQTPTPPTSKSPSQSGLKSVSRNSSQTPPVPVARSPSHSPATSASYIGPVRGIPSDIAPYVPRFLKEPPFFQPPTVPLPQNQCFPCPPRGCERPQVPESLYFPLLPPPPHHPRVSCSYPTPPALFTPPSSLSYSPPTEVLVSGKPHVVPTVLPATFYTPFSRYYTQPRPYRGHRRGPSASPLRLLPHLPYDGSGRSAHFFHRS